The genomic interval CCTCGATTTGCGGGGAGCTTACACCCACACCTTAAGTTTCATCTGCACTACACTGATCGTCTTGTGGAATGTAGTAGTTTGTGCAAATCCTCTGGCACAGAGGCGGACAGGCTTTGCCCCAGATATACAATAGTTTTTACATGCTGATAGCGTTGATCAAAAAAACCGCGTGACTAATCAATGTTGCTCGTACTGACAAACTGACCACCTATTCTCTCGTTACAACAAAATATGCAGACGTTGGTCTAAGCTTCTTCCAAATCGATTCGGTGTGATAGGAGAGGTTAGACCCAAATAGTCTGCAAAGCATTCCATCAATGGCAGTCCAGGCTCGATTGTTGTAGACGGAAGCGCCAACCGCCCCAACTCTCTGAACTCCCGGAAACACGCAAAGAGCTTCATTCTCAATCCGCAATTTATTCTGCTTAAGTATCTCTCGGAACAAACGTAGCGGGATGCCTCTTTCGTGTTTCGTAAGGCCAGGTCGCATTCGTGTCCAGTCTCCCATAGAGACAACAGGTTCATGAATAAGCGCGTAGCCGCCTTTGCGCATACAACGAGATATCTCACTCACAATAAATGTCACATTCGGAATGTGATGAAGTACACCTAAGCACGTGACGAGATCGAAGGTCCGAGCAGCGAAGGGAAGAACCCCGCTGGGGTCAGGTGGTACATAAGTGGCTGGAATACCACAGACGGCGTTCGATGCAAAAGCATTAGAGGGTTCGACAATCGAAATCTTTTCTATTTTTGATGCGAGTGGCTCAAACTCGTCACCATATGCTGCTCCCAATCCAAGCGCATGAGAGAAGTGCGATTTGGTTAGATATCTAAACCCGTGTAAGGAGTTTAGTGCATGATATGGATATCTGTAGGTTTCACGATTCTTTGCACCCAATTCAGCGTAACCTTCTTTTTCGTCTTTGAACCAGGTATCAATCTGTTCCAGTGTAAAGTCGTCGCCATACAGCTTTCTCCCTGAGAGATAATCCTCAAGTGGATTTGTTTCCTCTGGCGCTGGAGAGTTGAAGCGTTGCCCAATCAGCGGAGGGTGCTTGAAACTAGGTCTTTCCATTCAAACCTCCTAAGGATGCTAGCGGAGCCCCGGCTTTGCTAAATACCACAACAAAACAGTTCTTCGGTCTACGCGTCATTCTCAATCTTCGCATCTCAAGTTTTAAAGGTGCGTGTATTAATGATCTTTGCCGGATTGCCACCTACCACTGTCCAGGGCGTAACATTTTTGAATATGCTTGATCGTGCACCGACAATCGCTCCCTTTCCGACTGTCACACCGGGGCCTATAAAGACGTCAGCTGCAACCCAGGCTCCCTCCGCGATGGTTATGGGAGCGGTGGTGAGAGGCATAGTGGGGACGTTATAATTGTGGCTTGCAGAGCAGAGATAGCTGTATTGACTGACGGTAGCGTGGGGGCCCAAACAGATTTTATCGACCGAATAACAGTCGACATAGTCTCCAAGGCAACTATGTTCTCCCATCTCCAGATTCCACGGTGCCCAGATTATTGCCGAAGGATATGCGCGGGCTTTGTACCCTACCCGTGCGCCAAAGAGCCTCAGTAGCATTCGTCTCCATCCGTGAAACACCCTGGGACTAGGCCTAAACAGGAGGAGCCATACGATTCGCCATAAAGCCCTGCTCACCTTGTTTGAGAATGGGTGCGGACTGGAGCACTGCGACAAGTCCACCTGTCGAAGAACATCAGGGCTAGCTTGAGTAGACACAATCCGGAGTCCGATCTTTTTTCAGTATCCACTGATAAACGGAGCACATTTTTTCAACAATGGGACGCCAGGCGAAAGATGCCTGCACTAGTTTCATACCCAACTCTCCCATGCCATCTCTCTGGGTATTGCTTCTTGACATCAAAGCCTTGAGACCGGCAGCTATACCCTCCACCTCGAAACTGATCTCAATCGCCGCACCTGTTTCAAAACCGACAGGTAAGTTGCACTGGGGTGTCATGAGAACTGGCAGGCGGTGCGCCCAGGCTTCAAGCACAACCACCGGAAGCCCTTCGCTAAACGAAGGGAGAATGAAGCCTTTGGCCTGACGAAATGCGGCCTCCTTTTCCGCGCCGAATTTTGCACCCACAAACTGAACAGAGTCTTCGATGTTGAGATCCTTGCAGAGATCCTTAAGAGCCATTTCGTACGTCCTTTCACCCCATCCTGCGATGTTTAGTACCCATGGCTCCGAACCGTACTGCCGTTTATTGCGCACCACCTGCCAGGCGTGAATTAGATTAGTAAGGCCCTTTTTGGGATGAAGTCTTCCAAGGTACAGCAAAACATTCTGGCTGCGTTCCTGTTCACGTGGGAAACTTGTGATATCCGGGATGTCAATGCCGAGGGGTATCAAACATATTGGGTTTCTCAATCCCAGTGAACGAATTGAGTCTGCCTCCGCGTGCGTGAGAGCCTGAATACAGGCAGCATTGCTCAAATGTCTTTGTTGATATAGCCAACCTGCTAGGATTTTTTTCCACCTCGAATTATTGAGTGCCCATGAATCCAGCATGCCATGAACTGAGGTCAGGTATGGTTTTGCTTCCCTTCGGGCCCATACCGAACCAGCGATGGCAGGGTAAGTCCACAACCCATGTACGTGAAGCAGATCCAGTTTCGCGCTTTGCATGGCTGTAATCAATTCCGGAGCATACCCAAAGCTTTGCGGGCCTGCTGTGCGACAAATTGTCAGAGGTAACGGCTGCCACTCCTTTTTGTCCTTCTCGAACTGCTCATCGTACAGGCCGAATATCTGAGGCTTTACGCCGCAATGCCGGTACAGCGCCTTGTTCTGACCGAGAGTTGCTCCGAAGATTCCGCCTGCTCTGTTGGATGCCGAATGAATTAGCACTCCGATCTTCATATGCTTATTTTCCTAGGCACCCTGCAAGCAATTGCAGGGGGAACCACACAGGAAATTCACCCCGTACCATTTGTAAGTTCCAAAGGAACATCTTGTTGATCTCCGCCCACAGCCTCTCAAAAGAATTAGACGAAGCGGGTGTGCGCCATCCTAGATGCGGACTGAATTGGATCGGCCTTTGATTGAAGCCGCAGCATGCACTGCTCCCCAGAATCGCCTCACCATTTCCGGCAATGTAAACTCTTCGCTTGCCGTGAAGAGTGCCCGTTTCGACATCGCTTGGCGCAAAGTTTCATCGGAAACCAATTGAAGCATTTTTCTGCTCAGATCCAAGCTGTCGTTTTCTGCGTACAAAATCCCATTTTGCCCCTCAATTAGGGCAGCCACTTCCGGCGACTGGTTCGAGAGATTATCGTGCGTAATCACAGGAAGTGCATATCCCATTGCGTGCAAAATACTTAACCCGATATACCCCGGATATACGAATACCTTGGCCGAAAGGAACCATGGAGCCATAAGATCTTGGTCATAAATGGCCCCGAGCCACCGGATAGATTCCATTACATTTAGTCGCTTTGCCAATTGTTCCAAGTTGTTTCGTTGATCGCCATCCCCTATGAGAACCAATAGACAGTTCCTGTTTCGTTTGCGCAGTTGTGCGAGCGCTTCAATAGCCAGGTCGACCCTAGCCTTAGCTGAAAGACGCCCGCAAAACAGAAAGACTTGTTTGCCGGATATTCCGTGCTTATCTTGGAACGCGGCAACGCGTGACGAAGGCCACTGGGCTGTTGCTGTCTTCAATGGTGCCTGATCAATAGCATTGTTAATGGCGAACACACGTTCAGGTGGGAATCCCATGCGGAGAAATTCCTGCTTCTCCCGCTCAGTATAAAGAAGAATGACGTCCATCCAGCGCATGATTCGTGCGCGCAGGAGGTGCCGAAAGCGATTCTGGCTTGGCATCGAACCAATCCCCCACCAGACAGTTGCGATGTTCCTTCGTTTTG from Nitrospira sp. carries:
- a CDS encoding putative colanic acid biosynthesis acetyltransferase, translating into MGEHSCLGDYVDCYSVDKICLGPHATVSQYSYLCSASHNYNVPTMPLTTAPITIAEGAWVAADVFIGPGVTVGKGAIVGARSSIFKNVTPWTVVGGNPAKIINTRTFKT
- a CDS encoding methyltransferase domain-containing protein, whose protein sequence is MERPSFKHPPLIGQRFNSPAPEETNPLEDYLSGRKLYGDDFTLEQIDTWFKDEKEGYAELGAKNRETYRYPYHALNSLHGFRYLTKSHFSHALGLGAAYGDEFEPLASKIEKISIVEPSNAFASNAVCGIPATYVPPDPSGVLPFAARTFDLVTCLGVLHHIPNVTFIVSEISRCMRKGGYALIHEPVVSMGDWTRMRPGLTKHERGIPLRLFREILKQNKLRIENEALCVFPGVQRVGAVGASVYNNRAWTAIDGMLCRLFGSNLSYHTESIWKKLRPTSAYFVVTRE
- a CDS encoding glycosyltransferase family 4 protein; translated protein: MNVQIIQPIVPEYRIPFFTTLIENGDHNVCVFASKQLPNDQSIKTAVCIGPSFRVNYPCTGFLNNRLMWQNGIALDPNSKSGDVLVVCGNARFLSNYPLLWKAKRRNIATVWWGIGSMPSQNRFRHLLRARIMRWMDVILLYTEREKQEFLRMGFPPERVFAINNAIDQAPLKTATAQWPSSRVAAFQDKHGISGKQVFLFCGRLSAKARVDLAIEALAQLRKRNRNCLLVLIGDGDQRNNLEQLAKRLNVMESIRWLGAIYDQDLMAPWFLSAKVFVYPGYIGLSILHAMGYALPVITHDNLSNQSPEVAALIEGQNGILYAENDSLDLSRKMLQLVSDETLRQAMSKRALFTASEEFTLPEMVRRFWGAVHAAASIKGRSNSVRI
- a CDS encoding glycosyltransferase, with protein sequence MKIGVLIHSASNRAGGIFGATLGQNKALYRHCGVKPQIFGLYDEQFEKDKKEWQPLPLTICRTAGPQSFGYAPELITAMQSAKLDLLHVHGLWTYPAIAGSVWARREAKPYLTSVHGMLDSWALNNSRWKKILAGWLYQQRHLSNAACIQALTHAEADSIRSLGLRNPICLIPLGIDIPDITSFPREQERSQNVLLYLGRLHPKKGLTNLIHAWQVVRNKRQYGSEPWVLNIAGWGERTYEMALKDLCKDLNIEDSVQFVGAKFGAEKEAAFRQAKGFILPSFSEGLPVVVLEAWAHRLPVLMTPQCNLPVGFETGAAIEISFEVEGIAAGLKALMSRSNTQRDGMGELGMKLVQASFAWRPIVEKMCSVYQWILKKDRTPDCVYSS